The genomic DNA tttttaagagaaaaatttattaaaaataaattaaagttacGTGACATTTTTCTACTGTCTGCTACCAGACAGCAGTACCACTCTACCAAAAAATAGAGTGGACCGTAAAAATGTTCTGGTTTCATTTTGGATGTATGATCTACTGTTTACTCATAGCATTACCCTATTGATTATCAGTAAggatttttatttctcattttaacCATCTACAGGATATTTCTTCTGAAGACGGGGAGCACCTCCACACTCTGTGCCAAACCATAATCGAGGAAGGTCCGCTGGTCTTCATCCCTCTGGCCGAggaaaacaagaacaagaagtaTCAGGAGGAAGTGCCTCTGTATGTGAGGAAGTGGAGTACCTTCAAGGAGCTGGTCATTGTTCTGAGGGCCAACCTGCAGGAGATAGTGGACAGGTCAGAAAAAAACTTGACAATTAATTTTCAATAGGTTAAAGTAAATCATTCAGGGGTTATATGCTGGTCTTTAAATCCTTATTTTAGGTGACTATATTAAGGTTCAGGTCTTTGATTGACTAAGGTCAGTGAGTAATCTCCTatatttacatttgcatttaagTTTTTTCCCCTCTAGCCTTAAAGTGACACTGTGCaacttaaaaataaagcaattaaCAATAGAGACAGATGTTTAGAGAAATTGAAGCAGTTAAGGCGAAGACCTTAGTCCTTAGGCTCAGTCAAACTCCGAAAACACTTCCATTGAAGACAGTATGTTTTGTCCCGCTTAGTAGAAAACTCACTTTTGTGTGAGTGCTGCTTTAGTATTAGAAGAAGGTCCTCTGGTTACCACATACTGTATTTTCCCTATcatgtgtgtgattgtctgATTGTTATTTGTTTCCTCTCCACAGGTGGACTGACGGTAAAGGTCCGCTGGCGTTGGAGTTCTCCAGTTTGGAGGTGAAGAATCTGATCCGAGCCTTGTTCCAGAATACAGAGAGGAGAGCTGTAGCTTTGACCAAAATCAAATAGACACTTGGAGCAAAAGAAGATACTACAGCACTTTTTCCTCTGaggaaaatatgatttatgCCTTTATTCATTTCCGTTGTGTGCTGCATTAAAAACTTACATGTGTGGTCGAACAGTTTGTCACAGAGACATAGTTGCCCGGTCTGGTGGAGGTATAAGTTGGTTGTAATCAATCTGTGGGATGTGTTCCTTCTCAGCATTCAGACTGCAATTAGTCCTGCAGAGATTACATGAAGGCTTCTTTATCAGCAGCCCGAGTCATATAGCTTTATTACCACGGCAAAGCCAACTGAGGTTGTGTAACCAGCGACCTGCCATCTGTTGACATGTGTCGTATCCAGGGTTAACTTGGCTGCACATTGTTAATCAAACTTCATCTGCAGCTTGTCTCAGTTTTTCTGTCCGGATGTCATTTCAGGAGAAAGAGTTTGTTTGAACGCTAATGCCTCTAAACCACCATTTAGTTCTGACAAAGATACCCTGGACCTTGTATCTTTTACCATTAAACTGACCTCTTCTGTTGTGTATATATTACTTGtccaaataaaccaaaagaCTCAACTTTCTCAGAATCTTTtccaaactgtgtttttaattaacatgACGATGATGTGTTATTAGGAAGACATTGTAACTGCCTTGCAAGCACTTTTCAAAGTTTTAGGTCAGCGCTGTGTCCTCCACACGACATGCACAGACCACAAGTATCTTCTTATAATAGAAACATTAGGCTGCATACCAATCAGTGTGCTCCACTCACCTATTTTTCCTTTGCTGTCCTGAGAAGCACCTGATTCAGCTGCATTTTTATTGTCCATGttatgaaaatgtgtctttggcATCACCACATTGTGTAAAACAATACAGGACAACTGATGAGAACAAAAGGCAgtaacataatttattttaaacaataacatgCCATAACAAAAGAATATAAGGAAAAGAGTTTTTTATGAAATCCTAAGTAGGCTATGCATTCATCATTCTGAATGCATGAAACCAAAATCACTAGCTGGGCTTCTGTGGAATACTTTGAACATTCATATTCCTCAAATGATGAATCTTTATGTTTTAAGGCACCTTTGACCTGATCTTTGCACCACGAGCAGGCCAAAATCCCCCTTAACCAAATATGCATACTTTTGGGTTGATCTTTGTCAGTATTTGCTCAGTGAATGACGTTGGGGGGAGGAGATAAACAGCTGGACAGAcacagcagcacctcctcctcactcacTTCATGCCTCCTTCATTTGATCAAACCTGATGACTCCAGCAAGGAAGTTGAGTTCTGGCAGCAGCTGTATTCATCTTAAGGTATGCTCTACAGGTATGtcattattttctacatttgtaGTGATTTATTAAGTGGATAAATCTGTGgtagaaatctgaaaaaaacatggatattGGACATTTTGTTAATTCAAAAGATTGGGATGTAAACCTGCTTTTATTTCTAGTATACATTTGTTAACAGTTACAGTAATCAATACAGTATTATGATAtgaaaatatagtataataatagttgttgtttttggtgcaATTTAAATAGCTGTGTAGATCAGGAGTGTATATAGTACAAGTCAATTTACCAATTAACAATATGACTCCAGctggtttttttaaataatagttctATGAATAACATTCTGGATGTGTAACTTTTAATTTACCTATTCATACCCAGTGCTTAAAGGGGATTTTGGTTCCTTTCTGCTGTTGTAGTTCAGGGGACAGTTGTGAGTGTAACAGAGGAGcctggtgtgtgttttctttcttctgtctgtgtttgtattgattttaaaaaagtttacactatataaatacatgcaaattATAGTTGTGTTTGTATATGGATTAAACCTATTTCATCCTCCATCAACAGGAgatacaaaatcaaaacaaatagcAGCACCTGTACATAAATCCAGGAACTTGAGATTCAGAAAATATATTGTGATACAATAATCACAGCACTGTTTAAACAGATACAATAATCACAGCACTGTTTAAACAGAGACGAGTAGATTTCCCACAGTTCAATGGGACACATCTGGACAATGCTTTCACTAAGCCTTCTGGCAAATTCTTGTAATCTTTTCAAATCCATCGCGTTCCTTGGTGTTTCCCCGATTAATTTTGAGGATTAGTGATAATCCCGACGTGTGTGTGATTAATTGGAGCAGTGACTGAGACACTGATCAGCCCACTTCAGATAGATGAGACCTCATGTTATGCTGATGAGGAAGTAAAGCAACATTTGCTTTTGGGACGTCATGACACATCATCACAGCGCAGGCTCATCTATAAGCCTATCTGAGGTGATCTCAAGGATTGTATAAGGGTGGCAGAAAAAtctatataaagataaagaattGGAGGTTGAGGAATGAATGACATCTTAAAACTTCTTGAGTGCTTCATCACTGTCTAAATGGCCATTATTGTGTTCTAATCCATTTCCACAAACCCTTTTAAAGAGGAATTGAAGCAGCACTTACAAAGGAGCTTTAGTTACCTgttaaaaactgacatttttgcCCAAACAGGCACAAAACCTGAAGAGCGATCAACATCTGGATGACCTAAGCAATGCTCCCCACTGTGATGTGCAGCAGAGAGACTCTACAAAACGTTCAGTGCATCAGTCACAGCAGGAGCCCCGTCAGGATCGAGCCTCGCAGGAACTCCATCCCTCCAGCACAGACTCTCACTGCTAAACATCTGCTGGCATACCTGCCCCGACCACAGGCAGAATCCATCCGTCACACTCCTTGCACTAACAGGGTACAGCTGTCTATAGTTATATGATGTCCCACTGCAATCAAAAAAATCACTTGGATGTTTGAGCTTTACTAtgcagaaatatgtttaagCTGTTTTAACATTCATCTGCTGAGGAGGAAAACGTTTCTTTGTGCTCACCTCAAACCTGTTTAATGTACAAGATGGTTTTGAACTAGTTTGGAAACCACACATTGTGGTCCAGTACACAGCTTACAAAAGAGTGGtaggtgtatttttttaaattttatatatgttaattaaacttttttgtGAAAATCATATAAGACATAGATGATCATGGCACCAGACCCCACCTTTAGATCAGATCATGGCTCCAGCCTCACAGACTCTAGAACAAGTGAATTTGTGGATCCATAAAAGCTACACTGGTGGTGTCCTCCAGTTTCTGGCAAATTATGACCACATCACCAGTAAccacataaacatttatttgctgcGTTCTGGAGGATGCTTTAGAATAGGACAACAGGACAAAACTTATGAATCTACTCATCATTTATTTAGTGGTTTTGAACTTTTGTAATTTGTAAATTATGCATTGTCTTCCTTCCTTTCAGGCTACAGCTAAATCCACTGTTGCTGCCATGATGACCTCTAAAAGAACCTCTCTCATCCATAACTTTAACTACACTAAGTGCTCATCACTCCCACCTTCCCAGAAGGCCTCACCCTCCCTGAGTTCCTGCAGCCAGTCCGCTCATGCTCTGACTTTGGCTGAGCAAGAGCCACAACCCCAACCGCAAGCTATCGGAGCAGCTCCTGTGAAACCAGTAGAGGACACGCCAAAGCCTCAGCGTCCGCATCGCAGCAAAGGCCTCAAGCGTTTCAGCTCCAGGTGGCAACCGAGAGGCTCCACTGGCAGCAGCAATATTCCCGTGTCTGCAATGGAGAAGCTGCGTGGTGCAAAGAGTCACAGGAAGCGCTGTAAGCTCCTGGGTGATGATCAGTCACTGCACGTCACCAACAGCAATCTGCGCCAACGTTACGTCACCAAGGATGGCAAGTGCAGGGTCAATCTGGGACCTATTGCAGACAAGAGTCGCTTTATCTCGGATATTTTCACCACATTGGTGGACCTCAAGTTCTGCTGGTTCCTTCTCGTCTTCACTATGTGCTACATTCTCACATGGGTGGCCTTTGGTGGAATCTATTTATTTGGTGCCTGGTTGCGTGACGACATTGCACATGTTCACGACCCACAATGGAAGGCATGTTACCAAAATGTTGACAGTTTCCTTTCAGCTTTGCTGCTGTCATTAGAGAGCCAGAGGACTATCGGGTACGGCTCCAGGATGGTGACAGCCAACTGCTCTGAGGGCACGGTGCTCCTGATGGTCCAGTCCATTCTTGGCTCCATCATCGATGCTCTGATGGTGGGCTGCATGTTCGTCAAAATCTCCCGGCCACAGCAGAGAGCCCAGACGCTGATCTTCAGCAAGCACTGCGTCATATGTGAGCGAGACGAGAAGCTGTGCATGCTCTTCCGCATCGGGGATCTGAGAGCGAGCCACATGGTGGATGCCAAAATCCGAGCCAAGCTGATCAAATCCAGGCAGACCACGGAGGGGGAGTTCATCCCACTGGAACAGTCGGAACTCAACCTGGGCTACGACACCGGGGGGGACAGGTTGCTCCTGGTGGAACCCCAGA from Anoplopoma fimbria isolate UVic2021 breed Golden Eagle Sablefish chromosome 24, Afim_UVic_2022, whole genome shotgun sequence includes the following:
- the LOC129113747 gene encoding G protein-activated inward rectifier potassium channel 3-like, whose amino-acid sequence is MLPTVMCSRETLQNVQCISHSRSPVRIEPRRNSIPPAQTLTAKHLLAYLPRPQAESIRHTPCTNRATAKSTVAAMMTSKRTSLIHNFNYTKCSSLPPSQKASPSLSSCSQSAHALTLAEQEPQPQPQAIGAAPVKPVEDTPKPQRPHRSKGLKRFSSRWQPRGSTGSSNIPVSAMEKLRGAKSHRKRCKLLGDDQSLHVTNSNLRQRYVTKDGKCRVNLGPIADKSRFISDIFTTLVDLKFCWFLLVFTMCYILTWVAFGGIYLFGAWLRDDIAHVHDPQWKACYQNVDSFLSALLLSLESQRTIGYGSRMVTANCSEGTVLLMVQSILGSIIDALMVGCMFVKISRPQQRAQTLIFSKHCVICERDEKLCMLFRIGDLRASHMVDAKIRAKLIKSRQTTEGEFIPLEQSELNLGYDTGGDRLLLVEPQTITHVINKNSPFWGLGSERLKRETFEIIVILEGIVEASGMTCQARTSYTEDEVLWGHRFESCMSLEKGAFRVDYSAFDKTFEVQMSQLSARDSKETRCVLENVA